One Antiquaquibacter oligotrophicus genomic region harbors:
- a CDS encoding type IV toxin-antitoxin system AbiEi family antitoxin domain-containing protein → MPPPGVDGCPGTGILTRVGSRDITAVLAGVGGVATRPQLVARGFSGYGLTRAVRAGIIQRIRRSRYALNDLDSTLKLAIQHGGVLGSLSAARLYGLWVGLDDRIHISWRSHGNVAKPARVIFGTRPEVLHHWHVAAEVSDSLLAVTPREALAQVLRTESRQLAVACADSAIRQGVLSDRDVRELFRSMPREIAEWERFIDGRSDSGLESMVRIWLIDRGIPFIFHKRIPGIGEVDFLIGRSLVFETDGGQFHDSARDAERDAVRNTRAAARGYITLRARYRMVMFAPHEWQRPLLEHLARGDHKRRVT, encoded by the coding sequence ATGCCGCCACCCGGCGTCGACGGATGCCCGGGCACGGGCATCCTCACCCGGGTGGGCTCTCGCGACATCACCGCCGTGCTCGCCGGAGTTGGAGGTGTGGCGACTCGGCCGCAATTGGTGGCCAGGGGATTCAGCGGCTACGGGCTTACCCGCGCCGTCCGAGCGGGCATCATTCAGCGCATTCGGCGGTCGCGCTACGCACTGAACGACCTCGACTCCACCCTCAAACTCGCGATCCAGCACGGCGGCGTGCTGGGTTCACTGAGCGCGGCTCGGCTCTATGGGCTCTGGGTGGGGCTCGACGATCGCATCCATATCAGCTGGCGCAGCCACGGCAATGTCGCCAAACCAGCGCGCGTGATTTTCGGCACTCGCCCCGAGGTTCTTCATCACTGGCACGTGGCCGCCGAGGTCAGCGATTCCCTGCTCGCGGTCACGCCTCGTGAAGCGCTGGCGCAGGTTTTACGAACCGAGTCCAGGCAACTCGCTGTCGCGTGCGCCGACTCGGCGATCCGCCAGGGCGTGCTCTCCGATCGTGATGTTCGCGAGCTCTTCCGATCCATGCCTCGCGAAATCGCGGAATGGGAGCGCTTCATCGATGGGCGTTCCGATTCCGGCCTCGAGTCGATGGTGCGAATCTGGTTGATCGACCGCGGCATCCCGTTCATCTTTCATAAGCGGATTCCCGGCATCGGCGAAGTGGACTTCCTCATCGGTCGATCGCTGGTTTTCGAGACGGATGGCGGACAGTTCCACGACAGTGCGCGTGATGCCGAGCGGGATGCCGTGCGCAACACCCGCGCGGCGGCGCGCGGATACATCACGCTGCGTGCCCGCTATCGGATGGTCATGTTCGCGCCACACGAGTGGCAGAGGCCGCTGCTGGAGCACCTCGCGCGTGGCGACCACAAGCGTCGCGTGACCTGA
- a CDS encoding DUF4012 domain-containing protein, translating into MTRAATTTRNARNRPRSRRRVVVWVLVGVAVLLLFVVGWVGIRGFLAKGELEAALPILVGVQQDAADGDFEGVQEAVAEVAEHTSAARSLTSDPVWGAAAVTPFAGANLHAFGEIAAITDTVVQGALAPATSAGLLDASFLKPVDGRFDLSAVGELQSIFEGADAAMVDASARLDALDTSGTIGPIQDAHTRVTDFVEPLVPLMAGADGLVKELPKLLGQDGPRRYLVVFQNNAEARSLGGHAGSWLEVIVDDGRISLQQQVNVDPLISSMPIIGLTAEQVALFEGAGLRPSNTTIVPDLQLSAETAAAYWNNAFGTTPDAVFFQDPVALGFFLQSTPPVTLPDGTVVDGTNAAAFLLNEVYLNYGTNEEQDAVFGYIVQQLFASVTGGSFDPASFLAAAINAGEQHRLLAWFFDDSEREALAGLPLDLPPLAYDEETAEFGLYFTENYGSKMLYYLDATVELSQQVCGDSSRYRVRTTFTNLMTPDFGPLLPWYVGALQDGKLRLRATLYAPPGSTFASASGWDADFTPVTATDGEHPAMVQRLTLGPGQSTTTEYIIDGDDVDLARDLEAYVTPLARYTPVEVVEWPCG; encoded by the coding sequence GTGACCAGGGCCGCCACCACCACCCGAAATGCCCGCAACCGACCCAGATCCCGCCGCAGGGTGGTCGTGTGGGTGCTCGTCGGGGTCGCGGTGCTCCTGCTGTTTGTTGTCGGCTGGGTGGGCATCCGCGGGTTCCTTGCCAAGGGTGAACTCGAGGCGGCCCTGCCGATCCTTGTGGGTGTTCAGCAGGATGCCGCTGACGGAGACTTCGAGGGAGTGCAGGAGGCCGTCGCCGAGGTCGCCGAGCACACGTCCGCTGCACGATCCCTCACGAGCGACCCCGTCTGGGGTGCCGCCGCCGTGACCCCGTTCGCGGGAGCCAACCTCCACGCCTTCGGCGAGATCGCCGCCATCACCGACACCGTTGTGCAGGGCGCACTCGCGCCCGCGACAAGCGCAGGGCTCCTGGATGCCTCGTTCCTGAAGCCCGTAGACGGCCGTTTCGACTTGAGCGCCGTCGGCGAACTGCAGTCGATCTTCGAGGGTGCGGACGCGGCGATGGTCGACGCATCCGCCCGCCTCGACGCGCTCGACACGTCGGGCACGATCGGGCCCATCCAGGATGCCCACACTCGGGTCACCGACTTCGTGGAGCCGCTGGTGCCCCTCATGGCCGGTGCGGACGGCCTCGTGAAGGAGCTACCGAAGCTCCTCGGGCAGGACGGCCCCCGTCGTTACCTCGTGGTGTTCCAGAACAACGCAGAAGCCCGCTCGCTCGGCGGTCACGCCGGCTCCTGGCTCGAGGTGATCGTCGACGACGGTCGCATCAGCCTCCAGCAGCAGGTCAACGTCGACCCCCTCATCTCCTCGATGCCGATCATCGGGCTGACTGCCGAACAGGTCGCACTCTTCGAGGGTGCGGGCCTGCGCCCGTCGAACACCACGATCGTGCCCGACCTGCAGCTCTCCGCCGAGACGGCCGCCGCCTACTGGAACAACGCGTTCGGCACGACTCCGGATGCCGTGTTCTTCCAGGACCCGGTAGCCCTCGGCTTTTTCCTCCAATCCACACCGCCCGTCACCCTCCCCGACGGCACGGTCGTGGACGGAACGAACGCCGCCGCGTTCCTCCTCAACGAGGTCTACCTGAACTACGGCACCAACGAGGAGCAGGACGCCGTCTTCGGGTACATCGTGCAGCAGCTCTTCGCCTCCGTCACCGGTGGATCGTTCGATCCGGCATCCTTCCTGGCCGCCGCCATCAACGCGGGGGAGCAGCACCGCCTGCTCGCGTGGTTCTTCGACGACTCCGAGCGCGAAGCACTCGCTGGCCTTCCGCTCGACCTGCCACCCCTCGCCTACGACGAGGAGACCGCCGAGTTCGGCCTGTACTTCACCGAGAACTACGGGTCGAAGATGCTCTACTACCTCGACGCCACAGTGGAACTCTCCCAGCAGGTGTGCGGCGACAGCAGCAGGTACCGCGTGCGGACCACCTTCACCAACCTCATGACACCCGACTTCGGGCCACTGCTTCCCTGGTATGTCGGAGCCCTACAGGACGGCAAGCTGCGCCTGCGCGCCACCCTGTACGCGCCGCCCGGGTCGACCTTCGCGAGCGCGAGCGGGTGGGATGCCGACTTCACCCCGGTCACGGCGACCGACGGCGAACACCCCGCCATGGTGCAGAGGCTCACCCTCGGCCCCGGCCAGTCGACCACCACCGAGTACATCATCGACGGCGACGACGTGGATCTCGCACGAGACCTCGAGGCCTACGTCACACCCCTGGCGCGGTACACCCCCGTCGAGGTTGTGGAGTGGCCCTGCGGGTAG
- a CDS encoding DUF4177 domain-containing protein, producing the protein MTTWEYVTTPLLIHNTTAILNNWGSQGWELVQIVTGPEGGLVAYLKRPVITGENA; encoded by the coding sequence ATGACCACCTGGGAGTACGTCACCACCCCCCTGCTGATCCACAACACGACCGCGATCCTCAACAACTGGGGTTCCCAGGGGTGGGAACTCGTGCAGATCGTCACCGGACCAGAAGGTGGCCTCGTCGCCTACCTCAAACGACCCGTCATCACTGGGGAGAACGCCTGA
- a CDS encoding 50S ribosomal protein L11 methyltransferase, with product MSSTLQLPVAGASWQEWHRFGGTLAVPDGVHRPSPFSAELAASLPRLDGKVVIDGGAGAGLITIAALAAGAEHVIALDLYLDALVATRANVGDVLGPEAERRVSLLRTDFRMLRLVNADVLVANPPQRPTALLEGLTPGERALHGGAGPTGLGAIQLLLDHSGVSEIWTTAAGLLDIDSLDLGDWTREFITSAHVPMDPVWKTLGDDDRVTIWRFSR from the coding sequence ATGAGCTCCACCCTCCAGCTTCCCGTCGCCGGTGCATCCTGGCAGGAGTGGCACCGTTTCGGCGGCACCCTCGCCGTGCCGGATGGGGTGCACCGGCCGTCGCCGTTCTCGGCGGAGCTCGCCGCATCCCTCCCGCGGCTCGACGGCAAGGTCGTGATCGATGGGGGAGCGGGCGCCGGACTCATCACCATCGCGGCGCTCGCCGCGGGGGCCGAGCACGTCATCGCGCTCGACCTGTACCTCGATGCCCTCGTGGCCACACGGGCCAACGTCGGCGACGTGCTCGGGCCGGAGGCGGAGCGCCGCGTTTCGCTCCTGCGCACGGACTTCCGGATGCTGCGGCTCGTCAACGCGGACGTGCTCGTCGCGAACCCGCCCCAACGCCCCACCGCACTCCTCGAGGGCCTCACGCCGGGGGAGCGGGCGCTGCACGGCGGCGCCGGGCCCACCGGTCTCGGTGCCATCCAATTGCTGCTCGACCACTCCGGGGTGTCCGAGATCTGGACCACCGCGGCAGGCCTGCTCGATATCGACTCGCTCGACCTCGGCGACTGGACGCGCGAGTTCATCACGAGCGCCCACGTGCCCATGGACCCGGTGTGGAAGACGCTCGGCGACGACGACCGCGTCACCATCTGGCGCTTCTCGCGCTGA
- a CDS encoding glycosyltransferase: protein MSTNRRLIIVNRADPVICGHSVEGRNLAEVALTRGFDDVRIVTWPLERLQSSGLPLKPLDSVLPYSEGITVERPEPVGDYKVPDGRYTAGITGRLVELLTDGVPTTVLSLYLSPHTLAVDDAVRVAQSTGLPVDVTTIAEAVGSDITNVVRSSLERDAFGAAAQIFSAYLAQDRPVAVSEYTRDIIVAGAEELDARHGTRFAEACRERIEISYPAIDTSAYLDLDPEETARVLESRGLARNRYVLFLSRLQAAKGVDDLIGGFERAALPADVELIIAGRGPDADRLHTIAAASPLSERIRFLDDVGDAEKPHLMEACAVYALPSKPSADFVETFGIAIAEKMLAGGGPVITTLTGGIGEAVGDHAIIVPVEDPDAIAAALEEALALDTDELSVRAAAARDYALQFDRENVFDKLFRTEVVVR, encoded by the coding sequence ATGAGCACCAACCGCCGCCTCATCATCGTCAACCGGGCCGACCCCGTCATTTGCGGGCACTCGGTGGAGGGCCGAAACCTCGCCGAGGTCGCTCTCACCAGGGGCTTCGACGATGTGCGCATCGTGACGTGGCCGCTTGAGCGACTGCAGTCCAGCGGCCTTCCGCTCAAGCCGCTCGATTCGGTACTGCCCTACAGCGAGGGCATCACCGTCGAACGCCCGGAACCCGTCGGCGACTACAAGGTGCCAGACGGCCGCTACACCGCGGGCATTACCGGTCGCCTCGTGGAGCTCCTCACCGACGGCGTGCCGACGACGGTCCTGTCGCTATACCTCAGCCCGCACACCCTCGCCGTCGACGACGCGGTGCGAGTGGCACAGTCGACGGGACTCCCGGTGGATGTCACAACCATCGCCGAAGCGGTCGGCAGCGACATCACCAACGTGGTGCGGTCAAGCCTCGAACGGGACGCGTTCGGGGCGGCCGCGCAGATCTTCAGCGCCTACCTCGCACAGGACCGCCCGGTGGCGGTCTCCGAATACACACGCGACATCATCGTCGCCGGCGCCGAGGAGCTGGATGCCCGTCACGGCACCCGCTTCGCGGAGGCTTGCCGCGAGCGCATCGAGATCTCCTACCCCGCGATCGACACGTCCGCCTACCTCGACCTCGACCCCGAGGAGACGGCCCGAGTGCTCGAATCGCGTGGACTCGCGCGCAACCGCTACGTGCTGTTCTTGTCCCGCCTGCAGGCGGCGAAGGGTGTCGACGACCTGATCGGCGGCTTCGAACGCGCGGCACTCCCCGCCGATGTTGAGCTCATCATCGCGGGGCGCGGACCCGACGCAGACCGCCTTCACACGATCGCCGCGGCATCCCCCCTGTCGGAGCGCATTCGTTTTCTCGATGACGTCGGGGATGCCGAGAAGCCGCACCTCATGGAGGCGTGCGCCGTCTACGCCCTCCCGAGCAAGCCGAGCGCCGACTTCGTGGAAACGTTCGGTATCGCGATCGCCGAGAAGATGCTCGCCGGCGGCGGCCCCGTGATCACCACGCTCACGGGTGGCATCGGTGAGGCGGTCGGCGATCACGCGATCATCGTGCCCGTGGAGGACCCGGATGCAATCGCCGCAGCCCTCGAGGAGGCGCTGGCCCTCGACACCGATGAGCTCTCGGTGCGGGCCGCGGCCGCGCGCGACTACGCGTTGCAGTTCGACCGCGAGAACGTGTTCGACAAGCTGTTCCGCACGGAGGTGGTGGTGCGGTAG
- a CDS encoding metallophosphoesterase yields MTASPVRVAGAALGVAAAAGAAAFVWGVAVERNRFTVRHETLPVLAPGARPITVLHLADLHMAPWQTNKQEWVASLRAIVEPDLIVNTGDNMGHPEGLAGVRAALDAFAGIPGVFVNGSNDYYGPQRKNPLGYFLSPSARPDKAVGLDVDAMERYFEEDLGWLDLNNAARALELRGSRLEFFGVNDAHRSWDRLDLLPGAIEEMHENVGWQDDPGPEPVRIGVTHAPYRRVLDSFVTHGAEVIFAGHTHGGQVRIPGRPALVTNCDIPREQAQGLTLWRHARHAAYLNVSAGIGTSIYAPFRFACPPEAVVVTLVAGDGEF; encoded by the coding sequence ATGACGGCGAGTCCCGTCCGCGTCGCGGGCGCGGCCCTCGGGGTCGCGGCCGCGGCGGGGGCAGCGGCCTTCGTGTGGGGTGTCGCCGTCGAGCGCAACCGCTTCACGGTGCGCCACGAAACGTTGCCGGTCCTCGCGCCGGGTGCACGCCCCATCACGGTGCTGCACCTCGCCGACCTGCACATGGCACCGTGGCAGACGAACAAACAGGAGTGGGTGGCATCCCTTCGCGCCATCGTCGAGCCAGACCTCATCGTCAATACGGGCGACAACATGGGGCACCCGGAGGGGCTTGCGGGGGTTCGCGCCGCGCTCGACGCGTTTGCGGGCATCCCCGGTGTTTTTGTCAACGGGTCAAACGACTACTACGGTCCGCAGCGCAAAAACCCGCTCGGGTACTTCCTCTCCCCCAGCGCCAGGCCGGATAAGGCTGTCGGCCTCGACGTGGATGCCATGGAGCGCTACTTCGAAGAGGACCTCGGCTGGCTCGACCTCAACAACGCAGCGCGCGCGCTAGAACTGCGTGGTTCGCGTCTCGAGTTTTTCGGCGTCAACGATGCGCACCGCTCGTGGGATCGGCTCGACCTGCTGCCGGGTGCCATCGAGGAGATGCACGAGAACGTCGGGTGGCAGGATGACCCGGGCCCCGAGCCCGTGCGGATCGGTGTGACCCACGCCCCCTACCGGCGGGTGCTCGACTCGTTTGTCACGCACGGAGCCGAGGTGATCTTCGCGGGCCACACGCATGGTGGCCAGGTGCGCATTCCCGGGCGACCGGCGTTGGTTACGAACTGCGATATCCCCCGCGAGCAGGCTCAGGGCCTCACCCTGTGGCGGCACGCGCGCCACGCTGCCTATCTCAACGTGAGCGCGGGCATCGGTACGTCGATCTACGCACCGTTCCGTTTCGCGTGCCCGCCCGAGGCGGTTGTGGTGACGCTCGTCGCCGGTGACGGCGAGTTCTAA
- a CDS encoding RidA family protein, whose protein sequence is MSQLDSRLAELGLTVPATSKPVAAYLPAVTSGNLVYTSGQLPMIDGVLPATGKVGSTVNADDAAHYARQCVLNGLAAARSAIGSLDRITRVVKVVGFVASDPSFTGQPGVINGASELLQDIFGEAGQHARSAVGVAVLPLDAPVEIEFVFEFA, encoded by the coding sequence ATGTCGCAACTGGATTCCCGCCTCGCCGAACTCGGACTCACCGTGCCCGCGACCTCCAAACCGGTCGCCGCCTACCTGCCCGCCGTCACCAGCGGAAACCTCGTCTACACTTCAGGCCAACTTCCTATGATCGACGGGGTCCTTCCCGCCACCGGCAAGGTGGGGTCCACCGTCAACGCGGACGACGCGGCGCACTACGCGCGGCAGTGCGTACTGAACGGCCTCGCCGCGGCGCGGAGCGCCATTGGGTCGCTGGACCGCATCACCCGCGTCGTGAAAGTTGTCGGGTTCGTGGCATCCGACCCGTCCTTCACCGGGCAGCCGGGGGTCATCAACGGTGCATCCGAGCTCCTGCAGGACATCTTCGGTGAGGCAGGCCAGCACGCCCGCAGCGCTGTGGGTGTCGCGGTGCTCCCGCTCGATGCCCCCGTAGAGATCGAGTTCGTCTTCGAGTTCGCGTAG
- the acs gene encoding acetate--CoA ligase, with protein MDPKPKNSIDSLLQESRRFAPSEAFAGASVARPELYSEAKADRLGFWADRARELVDWHTPFTEVLDWSNAPVARWFADGELNVAYNCLDRHVLAGNGDRVAFFWEGEPGDTRTVTYAELTREVKRAANALAALGIGRGDRVAIYLPVIPEAVVAMLAVARLGAIHSVVFGGFSAESLRGRIEDAEAKLVITADGGYRKGKVFPLKPVVDAALEQGGASVEHVLVVRRGENAVGFTEGRDLWWHDTVDAASDEHVAEGFEAENPLFILYTSGTTGKPKGIVHTSGGYLTQVAFTHRNVFDLKPERDVYWCTADVGWVTGHSYVVYGPLANGATQVLYEGTPDTPHPGRWWELIEKYGVTIFYTAPTAIRSFMKIGRQVPDGFDLSSIRLLGSVGEPINPEAWVWYRDVIGAGTAPIVDTWWQTETGGIMISALPGLTTLKPGSAQVPIPGISIDILGEDGTRVDPPHGGLLVVSEPWPSMLRGIWGDPERFRETYWSRFSTPERWRYFAGDGAHVDEDGDIWLLGRVDDVMNVSGHRLSTTEIESTLVSHPIVAEAAVVGASDEQTGQAVVAFVILRAEHADAQTPEEASVALRAHVAQAIGAIARPRQVFVVAELPKTRSGKIMRRLLQDVAEGRDLGDTTTLADTSVMHIITSDVRG; from the coding sequence GTGGATCCGAAACCCAAGAACTCGATCGATAGTTTGCTGCAGGAGTCGCGGCGGTTCGCCCCGAGTGAGGCGTTCGCCGGGGCATCCGTCGCCCGCCCTGAGCTCTATTCGGAGGCGAAGGCCGACCGCCTGGGGTTCTGGGCGGATCGTGCCCGCGAGCTGGTCGACTGGCACACACCGTTCACTGAGGTGTTGGACTGGTCGAACGCTCCGGTGGCCCGCTGGTTCGCCGATGGCGAGCTGAACGTCGCCTATAACTGTCTCGACCGGCACGTTCTGGCCGGCAACGGCGACCGGGTCGCGTTCTTTTGGGAGGGCGAACCGGGCGATACCCGCACCGTCACTTACGCGGAGCTGACGCGCGAGGTGAAGCGTGCGGCGAACGCGCTCGCGGCCCTCGGCATCGGTCGGGGCGATCGGGTCGCCATCTACCTGCCGGTGATTCCGGAGGCGGTTGTCGCGATGCTCGCGGTCGCGCGCCTGGGCGCGATCCACTCTGTCGTGTTCGGCGGGTTCAGCGCGGAGAGCCTGCGTGGTCGCATCGAGGATGCGGAGGCGAAGCTCGTCATCACCGCCGACGGCGGTTACCGCAAGGGCAAGGTCTTCCCGCTGAAGCCGGTGGTGGATGCCGCACTCGAGCAGGGCGGGGCGTCCGTCGAGCACGTGCTCGTGGTGCGGCGCGGCGAGAACGCCGTTGGGTTCACGGAAGGCCGTGACCTGTGGTGGCACGACACGGTGGATGCGGCATCCGATGAGCACGTCGCTGAGGGTTTCGAGGCCGAGAACCCGCTGTTCATCCTGTACACCTCGGGCACAACCGGTAAGCCGAAGGGCATCGTGCACACCTCGGGCGGGTACCTCACGCAGGTGGCATTTACGCATCGCAACGTGTTCGACCTCAAGCCGGAACGCGACGTGTATTGGTGCACGGCCGACGTCGGCTGGGTCACCGGGCACAGCTACGTCGTGTACGGCCCACTCGCGAATGGGGCGACGCAGGTGCTCTACGAGGGCACCCCCGATACCCCGCACCCCGGTCGTTGGTGGGAGCTCATCGAGAAGTACGGTGTGACGATCTTCTACACGGCGCCCACGGCGATCCGCAGTTTCATGAAGATCGGGCGGCAGGTGCCCGACGGGTTCGATCTGTCGAGCATCCGCCTGCTCGGGTCGGTGGGTGAACCGATCAACCCGGAGGCGTGGGTCTGGTATCGCGACGTGATCGGGGCCGGTACCGCGCCCATCGTGGACACGTGGTGGCAGACGGAGACGGGCGGGATCATGATCTCGGCGCTGCCGGGGCTGACGACCCTCAAGCCGGGGTCTGCGCAGGTGCCGATCCCCGGCATCTCCATCGACATCCTCGGGGAGGACGGCACGCGTGTTGACCCGCCGCACGGCGGGCTGCTGGTGGTGAGCGAGCCGTGGCCGTCGATGCTGCGGGGTATCTGGGGTGACCCGGAGCGCTTCCGCGAGACGTATTGGTCGCGCTTTTCGACCCCCGAACGGTGGCGTTACTTCGCCGGCGACGGCGCCCACGTGGACGAGGACGGCGACATCTGGCTGCTCGGCCGCGTCGACGACGTCATGAACGTGTCCGGTCATCGGCTGTCGACGACGGAGATCGAGTCGACCCTCGTGTCGCACCCGATCGTGGCTGAGGCCGCCGTGGTGGGTGCGTCCGACGAGCAGACCGGTCAGGCGGTGGTCGCGTTTGTGATCCTGCGCGCGGAGCACGCAGACGCTCAGACGCCGGAGGAGGCATCCGTTGCCCTGCGGGCCCACGTCGCGCAGGCGATCGGCGCGATCGCGCGGCCCCGGCAGGTGTTTGTGGTGGCCGAGCTGCCCAAAACGCGTTCCGGCAAGATCATGCGCCGCCTGCTGCAGGATGTCGCGGAAGGCCGCGACCTCGGTGACACCACAACCCTCGCCGACACATCCGTGATGCACATCATCACCAGCGACGTGCGCGGGTAG
- a CDS encoding transglycosylase domain-containing protein produces MSAQKSPRSGVLSGAAGLVGFSALAGLLVTVMVTPAVAITGVTASSTIGIFDSLPEYIEIGQQPERNTIYAQYSGEGNVGGYQEIARIYKQNREEVPFEEISQFALDAAVAGEDERFYTHGGVDVQSVIRTALDNFVAGGIEGGSSTLSMQLVKQIFVQEALELPTEEEREAAYEEATATEYDRKLKEMKLAIGLEKKYTKKEILTAYLNIAFFGDNTYGIQAASQRYFSKDAKDLTLAEAAALIAIVQYPETRDLSTPDNYPANEARRDVILQSMERLGMVTQEQYQEAYDTLYDENFVKPSTPSNGCMGADRHAKWFCDYVVKNVKNFEFLGADEAERQANWDRGGYQLYTTLDMDVQVNAQMRMWDYVNYNETAMNLGGASTSVEVGTGRVLTMTENKEYNNTLEGGGSATTAVNFNANLEYGASSGFPGGSTYKLFTLLAWLDAGKGLYERVSGDARTENMAKFQDSCNGPYGGPYQFRNDGGQSPGAVDIISATSGSINGAFLTMAMQLDQCKIAEMAKNVGVERADGDPLTTQPSAVLGTNEITPLGMAGAYATVASGGKYCKPIVVDRAIGPDGAELPGQAQECRQALDPEVAAAAAGALRAVMTGGTGSASNPGDGIPIIGKTGTTNSAEHTWIVTSTTRVATAVWVGNIVGQDPLYNYEWMGYAGNQLRHPVMAATMAVIDSKYGGGEFPAIPDRFMKGSSLAVPDVRGQTPDAAKALLEGLGFGYKDGGVVDSDVEAGKVATTDPPPGATSAVGIVVTVYTSNGALKGVPDVAGETVEGARSILQGAGFTNINERCQRLPSSTQPNDPRVDRVSSSNPPAGTVIRPGDPITLTVTKLSC; encoded by the coding sequence ATGTCTGCCCAAAAATCACCGCGCTCGGGCGTGCTCTCCGGCGCAGCGGGTCTCGTTGGCTTCAGCGCTCTTGCTGGCCTTCTCGTGACCGTTATGGTGACCCCGGCCGTGGCTATCACGGGGGTTACCGCCTCGAGCACCATCGGCATTTTCGACAGTCTCCCCGAATACATCGAGATCGGCCAGCAGCCGGAACGCAACACCATCTACGCCCAGTACTCGGGCGAGGGCAATGTTGGCGGCTACCAGGAGATCGCGCGCATCTACAAGCAGAACCGCGAGGAGGTGCCGTTCGAGGAGATCTCGCAGTTCGCCCTCGACGCGGCGGTCGCCGGTGAGGATGAGCGTTTTTACACGCACGGCGGTGTCGACGTTCAGTCGGTCATCCGTACGGCTCTCGACAACTTTGTGGCCGGCGGCATCGAGGGTGGCTCTTCCACCCTGTCAATGCAGCTGGTAAAGCAGATCTTCGTGCAGGAGGCCCTCGAGCTTCCCACCGAGGAGGAGCGTGAGGCCGCCTATGAGGAGGCGACCGCGACCGAGTACGACCGCAAGCTGAAGGAGATGAAGCTCGCGATCGGCCTCGAGAAGAAGTACACGAAGAAGGAGATTCTCACCGCGTACCTCAACATCGCGTTCTTCGGGGACAACACCTACGGCATCCAGGCCGCGTCGCAGCGTTACTTCAGCAAAGACGCGAAGGATCTGACCCTCGCCGAGGCCGCAGCACTCATCGCGATCGTGCAGTACCCGGAGACTCGCGACCTGAGCACTCCAGACAACTACCCGGCCAACGAGGCTCGACGCGATGTCATCCTCCAGTCGATGGAGCGCCTCGGCATGGTTACGCAGGAGCAGTACCAGGAGGCCTACGACACCCTCTACGACGAGAACTTCGTGAAGCCGTCCACGCCAAGCAATGGATGTATGGGCGCCGACCGTCACGCCAAATGGTTCTGCGACTACGTCGTCAAAAACGTCAAGAACTTCGAGTTCCTCGGGGCCGACGAGGCCGAGCGCCAGGCAAACTGGGATCGCGGCGGCTACCAGCTCTACACAACTCTCGACATGGACGTGCAGGTAAATGCACAGATGCGCATGTGGGATTACGTGAACTACAACGAAACCGCCATGAACCTCGGTGGCGCGAGCACCTCGGTCGAGGTGGGCACGGGTCGTGTACTGACCATGACCGAGAACAAGGAGTACAACAACACACTCGAGGGCGGGGGCTCCGCCACAACGGCGGTCAACTTCAACGCAAATCTGGAGTACGGAGCCTCGTCGGGCTTCCCCGGTGGTTCGACGTACAAACTCTTCACCCTTCTCGCCTGGCTGGATGCTGGCAAGGGCCTATACGAGCGGGTGAGCGGTGACGCGCGCACCGAGAACATGGCCAAGTTCCAGGACAGCTGCAACGGGCCGTACGGTGGCCCCTACCAGTTCCGCAACGACGGCGGTCAGTCGCCGGGTGCTGTGGACATCATCTCGGCGACCTCCGGCTCGATCAACGGTGCGTTCCTCACGATGGCGATGCAGCTCGACCAGTGCAAGATCGCCGAGATGGCCAAAAATGTCGGCGTCGAGCGCGCCGACGGTGACCCGCTGACCACCCAGCCCTCCGCCGTGCTCGGTACGAACGAGATCACACCCCTCGGCATGGCGGGCGCCTACGCGACCGTGGCCTCCGGCGGTAAGTACTGCAAGCCCATCGTTGTCGACCGCGCGATCGGTCCCGACGGCGCCGAGCTGCCCGGCCAGGCGCAGGAGTGCCGCCAGGCGCTCGACCCCGAGGTCGCGGCTGCCGCGGCCGGAGCTCTGCGTGCGGTGATGACGGGCGGCACCGGTTCGGCGTCGAACCCTGGTGACGGCATCCCGATCATCGGTAAGACGGGTACCACCAACAGCGCGGAGCACACGTGGATCGTGACCTCGACCACACGTGTCGCGACGGCGGTGTGGGTCGGAAACATCGTCGGACAGGACCCGCTCTACAACTACGAGTGGATGGGCTACGCCGGTAACCAGCTGCGTCACCCCGTGATGGCCGCGACCATGGCCGTCATCGACTCCAAGTACGGCGGCGGTGAGTTCCCGGCCATCCCCGACCGGTTCATGAAGGGTTCGAGCCTCGCGGTTCCGGATGTTCGTGGCCAGACCCCCGACGCCGCCAAGGCGCTCCTCGAGGGACTCGGATTCGGCTACAAGGACGGCGGTGTCGTCGACAGCGACGTGGAGGCCGGCAAGGTCGCGACGACCGATCCGCCTCCCGGTGCGACGTCCGCCGTGGGCATCGTGGTGACCGTGTACACGAGTAACGGTGCGCTCAAGGGTGTGCCCGACGTGGCCGGCGAAACGGTCGAGGGTGCCCGGAGCATCCTGCAGGGTGCGGGCTTCACGAACATCAACGAGCGCTGCCAGCGCCTGCCGAGTTCGACCCAGCCGAACGACCCGCGTGTCGATCGTGTCTCGTCGTCGAACCCGCCTGCTGGCACGGTCATCCGCCCGGGTGATCCGATCACGCTCACCGTGACGAAGCTCAGCTGCTGA